In the genome of Granulibacter bethesdensis CGDNIH1, one region contains:
- a CDS encoding carboxymuconolactone decarboxylase family protein produces MTHQDDKEQRYQRGRKMLHTLHGQHGLDIVDGLGAFAPDFARMIYEFPFADIYDRPALDLRSRQIATISALAAMGNALPQLDAHIAAGLHIGLTRQEIIEIIMQIAVYAGFPAAMNGLATARAVFARLDEEAAKV; encoded by the coding sequence ATGACTCATCAGGACGACAAAGAACAGCGTTACCAGCGCGGGCGAAAAATGCTGCACACCCTGCATGGGCAGCACGGCCTGGACATCGTCGACGGGCTTGGTGCATTCGCGCCTGACTTCGCGCGTATGATCTATGAATTTCCATTCGCCGATATTTACGACCGCCCTGCCCTCGACCTGCGGTCACGCCAGATTGCAACGATCTCGGCCCTTGCCGCCATGGGCAATGCGCTGCCCCAGCTGGACGCCCATATTGCCGCTGGACTGCATATCGGGCTGACACGGCAGGAAATCATCGAGATCATTATGCAGATCGCTGTCTATGCAGGCTTTCCAGCCGCCATGAATGGTCTGGCAACAGCCCGCGCCGTCTTTGCCCGACTGGATGAGGAAGCCGCTAAGGTTTAA
- the glnA gene encoding type I glutamate--ammonia ligase yields the protein MSEKDSTPDSVSRVMDMIRENAVEYVDLRFTDPRGKWQHTAQHISTVDEDSFRDGFMFDGSSIAGWKAINESDMVLMPDPETAVMDPFAAKPSLILFCDIIEPSTGQFYARDPRATAKLAEQYVRTSGVADTVSIGAEAEFFIFDSVRFGTGGNFGTFQLDSVEGPGSSMKDYPEGNMGHRPGVKGGYFPVPPVDGDSDLRAEMLSAMGEMGLVIEKHHHEVAQSQHELGTKFNTLTRMADDMQIYKYCVHNTAHSYGKTATFMPKPVYGDNGSGMHTHLSLWKAGKPLFAGNGYADLSELCLYFIGGIIKHAKACNAFTNPSTNSYKRLIPGFEAPVLLAYSSRNRSASCRIPYTTSPKAKRVEVRFPDPVANPYLAYSALLMAGMDGIKNKIHPGDPMDKDLYDLPPEELKDIPTVCGSLREALQALEADHEFLLQGDVFSKDQIESYIELKWKEVYRFEHTPHPVEFEMYYSA from the coding sequence ATGTCGGAAAAAGACTCGACGCCGGACAGCGTCTCTCGCGTGATGGACATGATCAGGGAAAACGCGGTCGAATATGTCGACCTGCGCTTCACCGATCCCCGCGGCAAATGGCAGCACACCGCTCAGCATATCTCCACCGTGGACGAAGATTCGTTCCGCGACGGTTTCATGTTCGACGGTTCTTCCATTGCCGGCTGGAAAGCCATCAATGAAAGCGACATGGTGCTGATGCCGGATCCGGAAACGGCCGTCATGGACCCGTTCGCCGCCAAGCCGTCCCTGATCCTGTTCTGCGACATCATCGAGCCGAGCACCGGTCAGTTCTACGCTCGTGATCCACGCGCCACCGCCAAGCTGGCCGAGCAGTATGTTCGCACTTCCGGCGTGGCCGACACGGTCTCCATCGGTGCGGAAGCCGAATTCTTCATTTTCGACAGCGTGCGCTTCGGCACGGGCGGCAATTTCGGCACCTTCCAGCTCGACAGCGTCGAAGGCCCCGGCTCCAGCATGAAAGACTATCCGGAAGGGAATATGGGCCACCGTCCGGGTGTCAAGGGCGGCTATTTCCCGGTTCCGCCGGTCGATGGCGACAGCGACCTGCGCGCCGAGATGCTGTCCGCCATGGGCGAGATGGGTCTGGTCATAGAAAAGCACCACCACGAAGTGGCGCAGTCCCAGCATGAGCTTGGCACCAAGTTCAACACGCTGACCCGCATGGCCGACGACATGCAGATCTACAAATACTGCGTGCACAACACTGCCCACAGCTACGGCAAGACCGCGACCTTCATGCCGAAGCCGGTCTATGGCGATAACGGCTCCGGCATGCACACCCACCTGTCGCTGTGGAAAGCGGGCAAGCCGCTCTTCGCCGGCAATGGCTATGCCGACCTGTCCGAGCTGTGTCTGTACTTCATCGGCGGCATCATCAAGCATGCCAAGGCGTGCAATGCCTTCACCAACCCGTCGACGAACAGCTACAAGCGCCTGATCCCGGGCTTCGAGGCTCCGGTGCTGCTGGCCTATTCGTCCCGCAACCGCTCGGCCTCCTGCCGTATTCCGTACACCACCAGCCCGAAGGCGAAGCGCGTCGAAGTCCGGTTCCCCGATCCGGTCGCCAACCCCTACCTCGCCTACTCCGCGCTGCTGATGGCGGGCATGGACGGCATCAAGAACAAGATCCATCCGGGCGACCCGATGGACAAGGATCTGTACGATCTGCCGCCGGAAGAACTGAAAGACATCCCCACCGTCTGCGGCTCGCTGCGTGAAGCGCTGCAGGCTCTGGAAGCCGATCACGAATTCCTGCTGCAGGGCGACGTATTCTCCAAGGATCAGATCGAGAGCTATATCGAACTGAAGTGGAAGGAAGTGTACCGCTTCGAACACACGCCGCACCCGGTCGAGTTCGAGATGTACTACTCCGCCTGA
- a CDS encoding P-II family nitrogen regulator encodes MKKIEAVIKPFKLDEVKEALHEVGLQGITVMEAKGFGRQKGHTELYRGAEYVVDFLPKVKIEVVCEDDQVERAVEAIVNAARTGRIGDGKIFVTPVEDVIRIRTGERGAAAV; translated from the coding sequence ATGAAAAAAATCGAAGCCGTTATCAAACCTTTCAAGCTGGACGAAGTGAAGGAAGCCCTTCACGAAGTCGGCCTGCAGGGTATCACGGTAATGGAAGCGAAAGGATTCGGGCGGCAGAAAGGCCATACCGAGCTGTATCGCGGCGCTGAATACGTCGTCGATTTCCTGCCGAAGGTGAAAATCGAGGTGGTCTGCGAAGATGATCAGGTTGAACGCGCGGTGGAAGCAATCGTCAATGCCGCCCGCACCGGTCGTATTGGCGATGGCAAGATTTTCGTGACGCCTGTTGAAGATGTCATCCGGATCAGAACCGGTGAGCGTGGCGCGGCAGCAGTCTGA
- a CDS encoding aminotransferase: MKPLNALMSSLETTVFTVMSALAARHDAVNLGQGFPDTEGPDFIVRAASEALLDGRNQYAPMPGVPELRQAVASSEARHYGITVDPDSEVLVTAGASEALAASLMALLDQGDEIILFEPLFDTYLPIIRMIGAVPRIVRLEAPDWSLPEQALREAFGPKTKAILLNTPMNPCGKVFGPDELALTAELVQAHDAYAICDEVYEHLVYAPSRHIPLRTLPGMSDRCLRIGSAGKTFSLTGWRVGYVTGPKSLVSVVMRVHQNLVFAIAPNLQRAVAVGLNAPDSYFSELSDSLRQKRDRLHDGLTEIGFDVMPIQGSYFLIADYRRLGFEADDMAFCRLLVEKAGVAAIPVAAFYDRDAPQGFVRFAFCKRNEVLDEGVARMRAFFSR; this comes from the coding sequence GTGAAGCCATTGAATGCCTTGATGTCCTCCCTTGAAACCACCGTATTCACGGTTATGTCGGCATTGGCGGCCAGACATGATGCGGTGAATCTCGGGCAGGGCTTTCCGGATACGGAGGGACCGGATTTCATTGTGCGTGCCGCGTCAGAGGCTCTGCTGGACGGACGCAACCAGTATGCGCCCATGCCTGGAGTGCCTGAATTGAGGCAGGCGGTGGCGTCGTCGGAAGCCCGGCATTACGGCATCACGGTAGACCCCGATTCGGAGGTGCTGGTGACGGCAGGCGCCAGTGAGGCTCTGGCTGCCAGCCTGATGGCGCTGCTTGATCAGGGAGATGAAATCATCCTGTTCGAGCCGCTGTTCGATACTTACCTGCCGATCATTCGCATGATCGGCGCGGTTCCCCGTATCGTCAGGCTGGAGGCCCCCGACTGGTCACTGCCGGAGCAGGCCTTGCGGGAGGCATTCGGTCCTAAAACCAAGGCGATCCTGCTGAACACGCCGATGAATCCATGCGGCAAGGTATTCGGTCCCGATGAGTTGGCACTGACTGCGGAACTGGTTCAGGCTCATGATGCCTATGCGATCTGTGACGAGGTGTATGAGCATCTGGTGTATGCTCCATCGCGTCATATTCCTTTGCGCACCTTGCCTGGCATGTCTGATCGCTGCCTTCGCATCGGCAGTGCCGGCAAGACCTTCAGCCTGACCGGTTGGAGGGTCGGTTATGTGACCGGGCCGAAATCGCTGGTGTCGGTCGTGATGCGGGTGCACCAGAATCTGGTATTCGCGATTGCCCCCAATCTTCAACGTGCCGTGGCCGTGGGGCTGAATGCGCCTGACAGCTATTTTTCCGAACTGTCAGACAGTCTGCGACAGAAGCGGGACCGGCTGCATGATGGTCTGACCGAAATCGGATTTGACGTCATGCCCATACAGGGCAGCTATTTTCTGATCGCCGATTATCGTCGGCTGGGATTTGAGGCCGATGACATGGCGTTCTGCCGTTTGCTTGTAGAAAAGGCGGGGGTTGCGGCGATCCCTGTTGCAGCTTTCTATGACCGGGATGCACCTCAGGGATTTGTGCGTTTCGCTTTTTGCAAGCGGAATGAGGTGCTGGATGAGGGAGTTGCCCGAATGCGCGCCTTTTTCAGTCGGTGA